The following coding sequences are from one Culex quinquefasciatus strain JHB chromosome 1, VPISU_Cqui_1.0_pri_paternal, whole genome shotgun sequence window:
- the LOC6045278 gene encoding histone H2B yields MAPKTSGKAAKKSGKAQKNITKGDKKKKKVRRKESYAIYIYKVLKQVHPDTGISSKAMSIMNSFVNDIFERIAAEASRLAHYNKRSTITSREIQTAVRLLLPGELAKHAVSEGTKAVTKYTSSK; encoded by the coding sequence ATGGCACCAAAAACCAGCGGTAAGGCCGCCAAGAAGTCCGGCAAGGCCCAGAAGAACATCACCAAGGGtgataagaagaagaagaaggtccGCAGGAAGGAGAGCTACGCTATCTACATCTACAAGGTGTTGAAGCAGGTCCACCCTGACACCGGTATCTCGTCCAAGGCCATGAGCATCATGAACAGCTTTGTCAACGACATCTTCGAGCGTATCGCCGCCGAAGCGTCCCGTCTGGCTCACTACAACAAGCGCTCGACCATCACGTCCCGCGAAATCCAGACCGCTGTTCGTCTGCTGCTGCCTGGTGAGCTGGCCAAGCACGCCGTCTCTGAGGGTACCAAGGCTGTCACCAAGTACACCAGCTCCAAGTAA
- the LOC119770423 gene encoding histone H2B-like produces the protein MLRFRRTVWHQFVLNRVSNQLDDGTKTSGKAAKKSGKAQKNITKGDKKKKKVRRKESYAIYIYKVLKQVHPDTGISSKAMSIMNSFVNDIFERIAAEASRLAHYNKRSTITSREIQTAVRLLLPGELAKHAVSEGTKAVTKYTSSK, from the exons ATGTTGA GGTTTCGACGCACGGTCTGGCATCAGTTCGTTTTGAACCGTGTTAGCAACCAACTCGACGATGGCACCAAAACCAGCGGTAAGGCCGCCAAGAAGTCCGGCAAGGCCCAGAAGAACATCACCAAGGGtgataagaagaagaagaaggtccGCAGGAAGGAGAGCTACGCTATCTACATCTACAAGGTGTTGAAGCAGGTCCACCCTGACACCGGTATCTCGTCCAAGGCCATGAGCATCATGAACAGCTTTGTCAACGACATCTTCGAGCGTATCGCCGCCGAAGCGTCCCGTCTGGCTCACTACAATAAGCGCTCGACCATCACGTCCCGCGAAATCCAGACCGCTGTTCGTCTGCTGCTGCCTGGTGAGCTGGCCAAGCACGCCGTCTCTGAGGGTACCAAGGCTGTCACCAAGTACACCAGCTCCAAGTAA
- the LOC119770425 gene encoding histone H2B-like, translated as MLMILIPLQQSAGVFILSFAACTFHRGGVTNEVVWDNRAIGAAHVFPLFGYKRGFRRTVWHQFVLNRVSNQLDDGTKTSGKAAKKSGKAQKNITKGDKKKKKVRRKESYAIYIYKVLKQVHPDTGISSKAMSIMNSFVNDIFERIAAEASRLAHYNKRSTITSREIQTAVRLLLPGELAKHAVSEGTKAVTKYTSSK; from the exons ATGTTGA TGATACTGATTCCGTTGCAACAATCGGCCGGCGTTTTTATACTTTCCTTTGCTGCCTGTACGTTCCATAGGGGCGGAGTAACGAATGAAGTAGTGTGGGATAATAGGGCGATAGGGGCTGCGCATGTGTTTCCATTATTCGGGTATAAAAGAGGGTTTCGACGCACGGTCTGGCATCAGTTCGTTTTGAACCGTGTTAGCAACCAACTCGACGATGGCACCAAAACCAGCGGTAAGGCCGCCAAGAAGTCCGGCAAGGCCCAGAAGAACATCACCAAGGGtgataagaagaagaagaaggtccGCAGGAAGGAGAGCTACGCTATCTACATCTACAAGGTGTTGAAGCAGGTCCACCCTGACACCGGTATCTCGTCCAAGGCCATGAGCATCATGAACAGCTTTGTCAACGACATCTTCGAGCGTATCGCCGCCGAAGCGTCCCGTCTGGCTCACTACAACAAGCGCTCGACCATCACGTCCCGCGAAATCCAGACCGCTGTTCGTCTGCTGCTGCCTGGTGAGCTGGCCAAGCACGCCGTCTCTGAGGGTACCAAGGCTGTCACCAAGTACACCAGCTCCAAGTAA
- the LOC6045334 gene encoding histone H1 — protein sequence MTETATDVVDAAPAAAASPAKATKKPKAAKGDAKKPKKPATHPPVNEMVIAAIQTLKERNGSSLQAIKKYIAANYKCDVAKLSTFIKKALKTNVEKGKLVQTKGSGASGSFKIKAEAKKPAGEKKPKKAAGEKKKVAKKATTGEKKKAAAKKPAGEKKVAAKKPKAAAAAKKPKAAAPKKAAEKKAKAATAKTAKKAGTVKKAAAPKQKATKPSKTAAKKPKTPKPKKAAAPKKAAAKK from the coding sequence ATGACTGAGACCGCTACCGACGTTGTTGACGCCGCGCCAGCTGCCGCTGCATCGCCGGCAAAGGCCACCAAGAAGCCGAAGGCCGCCAAGGGTGACGCCAAGAAGCCGAAGAAGCCAGCTACCCACCCGCCGGTCAACGAGATGGTCATTGCGGCTATCCAGACCCTGAAGGAGCGCAACGGATCATCGCTGCAGGCCATCAAGAAGTACATCGCTGCCAACTACAAGTGCGACGTGGCCAAGCTGTCCACGTTCATCAAGAAGGCTCTGAAGACCAACGTCGAGAAGGGAAAGCTTGTCCAGACCAAGGGCTCCGGTGCCAGCGGATCGTTCAAGATCAAGGCCGAGGCCAAGAAGCCAGCCGGCGAAAAGAAGCCCAAGAAGGCCGCTGGTGAGAAGAAGAAGGTCGCCAAGAAGGCCACCACTGGTGAGAAGAAGAAGGCCGCCGCCAAGAAGCCAGCCGGTGAGAAGAAGGTTGCTGCCAAGAAACCAAAGGCTGCCGCGGCCGCTAAGAAGCCAAAGGCCGCTGCCCCCAAAAAGGCCGCCGAGAAGAAAGCCAAGGCTGCCACGGCCAAGACCGCCAAGAAGGCCGGTACGGTGAAGAAGGCCGCTGCCCCGAAGCAGAAGGCCACCAAGCCGTCCAAGACCGCGGCCAAGAAGCCCAAGACCCCGAAACCAAAGAAGGCAGCTGCCCCGAAGAAGGCCGCCGCCAAGAAGTAA
- the LOC6045318 gene encoding LOW QUALITY PROTEIN: histone H1B (The sequence of the model RefSeq protein was modified relative to this genomic sequence to represent the inferred CDS: inserted 1 base in 1 codon) → MTETATDVVDAAPAAAASPAKATKKPKAAKGDAKKPKKPATHPPVNEMVIAAIQTLKERNGSSLQAIKKYIAANYKCDVAKLSTFIKKALKTNVEXGKLVQTKGSGASGSFKIKAEAKKPAGEKKPKKAAGEKKKVAKKATTGEKKKAAAKKPAGEKKVAAKKPKAAAAAKKPKAAAPKRPPRRKPRLPRPRPPRRPVR, encoded by the exons ATGACTGAGACCGCTACCGACGTTGTTGACGCCGCGCCAGCTGCCGCTGCATCGCCGGCAAAGGCCACCAAGAAGCCGAAGGCCGCCAAGGGTGACGCCAAGAAGCCGAAGAAGCCAGCTACCCACCCGCCGGTCAACGAGATGGTCATTGCGGCTATCCAGACCCTGAAGGAGCGCAACGGATCATCGCTGCAGGCCATCAAGAAGTACATCGCTGCCAACTACAAGTGCGACGTGGCCAAGCTGTCCACGTTCATCAAGAAGGCTCTGAAGACCAACGTCG AAGGAAAGCTTGTCCAGACCAAGGGCTCCGGTGCCAGCGGATCGTTCAAGATCAAGGCCGAGGCCAAGAAGCCAGCCGGCGAAAAGAAGCCCAAGAAGGCCGCTGGTGAGAAGAAGAAGGTCGCCAAGAAGGCCACCACTGGTGAGAAGAAGAAGGCCGCCGCCAAGAAGCCAGCCGGTGAGAAGAAGGTTGCTGCCAAGAAACCAAAGGCTGCCGCGGCCGCTAAGAAGCCAAAGGCCGCTGCCCCAAAAAGGCCGCCGAGAAGAAAGCCAAGGCTGCCACGGCCAAGACCGCCAAGAAGGCCGGTACGGTGA
- the LOC119765466 gene encoding histone H4 — MTGRGKGGKGLGKGGAKRHRKVLRDNIQGITKPAIRRLARRGGVKRISGLIYEETRGVLKVFLENVIRDAVTYTEHAKRKTVTAMDVVYALKRQGRTLYGFGG, encoded by the coding sequence ATGACTGGCCGCGGCAAAGGAGGAAAGGGTCTCGGAAAAGGAGGAGCCAAGCGTCATCGCAAGGTTTTGCGTGATAACATCCAGGGAATCACCAAGCCCGCCATCCGTCGTTTGGCTCGCCGAGGCGGTGTCAAGCGTATCTCCGGTCTGATCTACGAGGAAACCCGTGGTGTGCTGAAGGTGTTCCTGGAAAACGTGATCCGTGACGCCGTCACCTACACCGAACACGCCAAGCGTAAGACCGTCACCGCCATGGACGTCGTCTACGCTCTCAAGCGCCAGGGACGCACTCTGTACGGTTTCGGAGGTTAA
- the LOC6045306 gene encoding histone H2A — protein sequence MSGRGKGGKVKGKAKSRSNRAGLQFPVGRIHRLLRKGNYAERVGAGAPVYLAAVMEYLAAEVLELAGNAARDNKKTRIIPRHLQLAIRNDEELNKLLSGVTIAQGGVLPNIQAVLLPKKTEKKA from the coding sequence ATGTCTGGCCGCGGCAAGGGAGGCAAAGTTAAGGGAAAGGCAAAGTCCCGCTCGAACCGTGCTGGTCTGCAGTTCCCGGTCGGTCGTATTCACCGTCTGCTCCGCAAGGGCAACTACGCCGAACGTGTCGGTGCCGGTGCTCCCGTGTACCTGGCTGCCGTGATGGAATATCTGGCTGCTGAAGTGCTGGAGTTGGCAGGAAACGCCGCCCGTGATAACAAGAAGACCCGTATCATCCCGCGTCATCTGCAGCTGGCCATCCGTAACGACGAGGAGTTGAACAAACTGCTGTCGGGTGTGACCATCGCCCAGGGTGGTGTGCTGCCCAACATCCAGGCCGTTCTGCTGCCCAAGAAGACCGAGAAGAAGGCTTAA